The following proteins are encoded in a genomic region of Glycine max cultivar Williams 82 chromosome 18, Glycine_max_v4.0, whole genome shotgun sequence:
- the LOC106797976 gene encoding chromatin modification-related protein EAF1 B — MSNHSSVSSVHPSAGLNSSLPSSSGIGLSNNLTSSGPLAAPARDSRYGVSRTPPLSVDEQKRIQQYNQMISSRNMPQSTMSVPGSLSGSDLGGVRMLPGGNGMGMLGWD; from the exons ATGTCAAATCATAGTTCTGTTTCATCTGTGCATCCTTCAGCTGGGCTAAATTCATCACTTCCATCATCTTCTGGTATTGGTCTTAGCAATAACTTAACATCATCTGGTCCATTGGCAGCCCCTGCCAG GGATAGTAGATATGGAGTTTCACGAACTCCACCTTTATCAGTTGACGAACAGAAGAGAATACAACAATATAATCAGATGATATCTAGCAGAAACATGCCGCAATCTACCATGTCTGTTCCTGGATCTCTTTCAGGAAGTGATCTTGGTGGTGTGCGAATGTTGCCTGGTGGAAATGGTATGGGCATGTTGGGGTGGGATTAA